The window AAAAGCTCGCGTGGATCGATGCCCCCACCACCAGTGGCGACGACACGATGCTGCGCCCCGCATCCGACCCGTTCCTGCCCGAAGGCGGCATGCAGCTGGTCGGCGGCAATCTGGGCCGCGCCACTTTCAAGACCAGCGCGGTCGACAAGGAGCGCTGGACGATCGAGGCACCCTGCCGCGTGTTCGACACGCAGGAAGCCGTCTCCGCCGCGTTCAAGGCCGGTGAACTCGACAAGGACGTGGTCGTCGTCGTGCGCTTCCAGGGGCCGCGCGCCAACGGCATGCCCGAACTGCACAAGCTGACACCGCCGCTCGGCGTGCTGCAGGACCGTGGCCACAAGGTCGCGCTCGTCACCGACGGACGCATGTCCGGCGCTTCGGGCAAGGTGCCCGCCGCGATCCACGTCACTCCGGAAGCGCTGCCCAGCGCCGACGGCGTGTGGGGTCCGCTCGCCTTCCTGCGCGACGGCGACATCGTGCGCCTTTCTGCCGAGGACGGCACGCTGTCGACCACGGCGGACCTTTCGGGCCGCGAGCCTGCTCCGGCCCCCGCTTCGGGCGAAGGCATGGGCCGCGAGCTCTTCGCGATGTTCCGCAGCCATGCCAGCGGCGCCGAACAGGGCGGCTCCTCGATGCTCGCGCTGGCGGGGCTCTGACCCCATGGCGAAAGCTGAAGGCACCCCCGCCGCAAAGGGCGCGACCGAGATCGTCGCCGTCGATATCGGCGGCACGCATGCGCGCTTCGCCATCGCCACGATCGGCGCGGACGGCAGCATCACGCTGGGCGAACCCGCCACGCTCCACACCAAGGACCACGGCAGCTTCCAGCTGGCCTGGCAGGCGTTCCGCAAGATGCAGGGCGGCACCCTGCCCGATGCCGTCGCCATGTCGGTGGCGGGTCCGGTCGACGACGAGGTGATCCGCTTCACCAACAACCCCTGGATTTTGCGCCCCGCGCGCATTCAGGAGATGCTGGGTCCGACGCGCCAGACCATCGTCAACGACTTCGCCGCCGTCGCCTATGCGGTAGCCTGCGCCGGTGAGGACCAGTTCATCCACCTGACCGGCCCTGCCGACACGCCGCTGCCCGCCACCGGCACGATCACCGTGATCGGCCCCGGCACCGGCCTTGGCGTGGCGCACCTGTGGCGCGACAACGGCAGCTACCGCGTCCACGCGACCGAGGGCGGCCATGTCGACTATGCCCCGCTCGACCTGATCGAGGATTCGATCCTCGCCCGCCTGCGCAGCCGCCACACCCGCGTCTCGGCCGAGCGCGTGGTCTCCGGCCCGGCCATCGTCGATATCTACGCCACGCTCGCCGCGATGGAGAACAAGCCGATCCGCGAACAGACCGACGTCCAGATCTGGACCAACGGCCTTGCCGGAACCGACCCGCTCGCCGCTGCCGCCGTCGATCGCTTCTGCCTTGCGCTGGGTGCCGTTGCCGGGGACTGCGCACTGTCGCAGGGCGCCAGCGGCGTGGTGATCGCCGGGGGGCTCGGCTATCGCATGCGCGAAACGCTGGTCCGTTCCGGTTTCCGCGAACGCTTTACGGCCAAGGGCCGATTTGGCAGCATGATGGCCCGGCTGCCCGTCAAACTCATCACTCATCCGCAGCCCGGCCTGTTCGGCGCGGCTGCCGCCTTCGCCAGGGAGCATCTTTCGTCATGACCGCCACCACCGACACTCTGAGCCCGTCCGCCGCCGTCGAGAAGGTGATGCGGCTTGCCCCGGTGATCCCGGTGCTGGTGATCGAGGATATCGAGCATGCCCTGCCCATCGCCGAGGCGCTGGTCGCAGGCGGCCTGCCCGCTCTGGAAGTCACCCTGCGCACCGAATGCGCGATCGAGGCGATCAAAATCATGAAGCAGGTCCCCGGCGCCGTGGTCGGTGCGGGCACCGTGCTGAGCCCCGATGATCTCAAGCGTTCGATCGATGCGGGCGCCGAGTTCATCGTCTCGCCGGGCCTCACCCCGATGCTGGCCGAAGCCGCCTACAAGACCAAGATCCCGTTCCTGCCCGGCACCGCCAATGCCAGCGACGTGATGTTCGCGCTGGAATGCGGGTTCGACCGCCTGAAGTTCTTCCCCGCCATGGCTGCCGGCGGCCCGCCCGCGCTCAAGGCGATCTCGG of the Novosphingobium sp. 9 genome contains:
- the glk gene encoding glucokinase; translated protein: MAKAEGTPAAKGATEIVAVDIGGTHARFAIATIGADGSITLGEPATLHTKDHGSFQLAWQAFRKMQGGTLPDAVAMSVAGPVDDEVIRFTNNPWILRPARIQEMLGPTRQTIVNDFAAVAYAVACAGEDQFIHLTGPADTPLPATGTITVIGPGTGLGVAHLWRDNGSYRVHATEGGHVDYAPLDLIEDSILARLRSRHTRVSAERVVSGPAIVDIYATLAAMENKPIREQTDVQIWTNGLAGTDPLAAAAVDRFCLALGAVAGDCALSQGASGVVIAGGLGYRMRETLVRSGFRERFTAKGRFGSMMARLPVKLITHPQPGLFGAAAAFAREHLSS
- the eda gene encoding bifunctional 4-hydroxy-2-oxoglutarate aldolase/2-dehydro-3-deoxy-phosphogluconate aldolase, with the translated sequence MTATTDTLSPSAAVEKVMRLAPVIPVLVIEDIEHALPIAEALVAGGLPALEVTLRTECAIEAIKIMKQVPGAVVGAGTVLSPDDLKRSIDAGAEFIVSPGLTPMLAEAAYKTKIPFLPGTANASDVMFALECGFDRLKFFPAMAAGGPPALKAISAPLMAAKFCPTGGVTPQNAPEWLALDAVLCVGGSWMVPKGKPDVAKIEADARLAAGLAR